A genomic stretch from Catellatospora citrea includes:
- a CDS encoding polyprenol monophosphomannose synthase has protein sequence MNGNEAEIGYPGVGRVLVIIPTYNESENVRLIVPRVRKATPEVDILIADDNSPDGTGAIADEMAAADDHVKVLHRPGKQGLGAAYIAGFDWAHEHGYDAVVEMDADGSHAPEELPRLLDALRGADAVIGSRWVRGGKVINWPVRRLILSRGANLYTRMVMGMGVKDATGGYRAYRLPVLRKIDVETVTSRGYSFQVELTYRTHRHGFRIAEVPITFAEREHGVSKMSGSIIKEALWKVTVWGAQSRRERVRRMFKPSDRWP, from the coding sequence GTGAACGGCAACGAGGCGGAGATCGGGTATCCCGGCGTAGGCCGGGTATTGGTGATCATTCCGACGTACAACGAGTCGGAGAACGTCCGGTTGATCGTCCCCCGGGTGCGCAAAGCCACGCCCGAGGTCGACATTCTGATCGCCGACGACAACAGCCCCGACGGCACCGGGGCGATCGCCGACGAGATGGCCGCCGCCGACGACCACGTCAAGGTCCTGCACCGGCCCGGCAAGCAGGGCCTGGGCGCGGCGTACATCGCGGGCTTCGACTGGGCCCACGAGCACGGCTACGACGCCGTCGTCGAGATGGACGCCGACGGCTCGCACGCCCCGGAGGAGCTGCCCCGGCTGCTCGACGCGCTGCGCGGCGCCGACGCGGTCATCGGCTCGCGCTGGGTGCGCGGCGGCAAGGTCATCAACTGGCCGGTGCGCAGGCTCATCCTGTCGCGCGGCGCGAACCTCTACACCCGCATGGTGATGGGCATGGGCGTCAAGGACGCCACCGGCGGCTACCGCGCCTACCGGCTGCCCGTCCTGCGCAAGATCGACGTGGAGACGGTGACCTCGCGCGGCTACAGTTTCCAGGTCGAGCTGACCTACCGCACCCACCGGCACGGCTTCCGCATCGCCGAGGTGCCGATCACGTTCGCCGAGCGCGAGCACGGCGTGTCCAAGATGAGCGGCTCCATCATCAAGGAGGCGCTGTGGAAGGTCACGGTGTGGGGTGCGCAGTCCCGCCGCGAGCGCGTGCGGCGTATGTTCAAGCCGAGTGACCGCTGGCCGTGA
- a CDS encoding FxsA family protein: MRKLRWVPLAVLGLGVVEFAVFWGVSRLIGIGATLLLAIGLMLLGAFLLRKEGLSAWRRLRDARLAGQARGDQAVDGVVGLIAALLLIIPGLLTAAVGLLLLIPPVRRLARGRVRAATEKRIPASAANSVFGPRRVRVSTPHDPHHQPHPTPPPTAGRPGPTEVIEGEIVD, translated from the coding sequence ATGCGCAAGCTGCGATGGGTGCCGCTGGCCGTGCTGGGCCTGGGTGTGGTGGAGTTCGCCGTCTTCTGGGGCGTCAGCCGCCTGATCGGCATCGGCGCGACGCTGCTGCTGGCGATCGGCCTGATGCTGCTCGGGGCGTTCCTGCTGCGCAAGGAGGGGCTGTCGGCCTGGCGGCGGCTGCGGGACGCGCGGCTGGCCGGGCAGGCCCGCGGCGATCAGGCCGTCGACGGCGTGGTCGGGCTGATCGCGGCCCTGCTGCTGATCATCCCCGGGCTGCTGACCGCGGCCGTCGGGCTGCTGCTGCTGATCCCGCCGGTGCGTCGGCTCGCCCGGGGGCGGGTGCGCGCCGCGACCGAGAAGCGCATCCCGGCGTCGGCGGCCAACAGCGTCTTCGGGCCCAGGCGGGTCCGGGTCAGCACCCCGCACGACCCGCACCACCAGCCCCACCCGACCCCGCCGCCGACGGCGGGCCGACCCGGGCCGACCGAGGTCATCGAAGGTGAGATCGTCGACTGA
- a CDS encoding RNA polymerase-binding protein RbpA, which translates to MGDRMLRGSRLGAVSYESERNTELAPRQMREFLCAQGHRFEVPFAVEAEVPATWECKFDGSVARLVDGTEPEQKKVKPPRTHWDMLLERRSMTELDDILNERLADVRTRRGR; encoded by the coding sequence ATGGGCGATCGGATGTTGCGGGGAAGCCGCCTGGGGGCCGTCAGCTACGAGTCCGAGCGCAACACCGAACTCGCGCCGCGTCAGATGCGCGAGTTCCTGTGCGCCCAGGGCCACCGCTTCGAGGTGCCGTTCGCGGTCGAGGCCGAAGTGCCCGCGACCTGGGAATGCAAGTTCGACGGGAGCGTGGCACGCCTGGTCGACGGCACCGAGCCGGAGCAGAAGAAGGTCAAGCCTCCGCGTACGCACTGGGACATGCTGCTGGAGCGCCGGTCGATGACCGAGCTCGACGACATCCTCAACGAGCGCCTGGCCGACGTACGGACCAGACGCGGCCGCTGA
- a CDS encoding peptide MFS transporter, which produces MATTAVPASGKPVKTWLGHPGGLVVLFLTEMWERFSYYGMRAILTLFLAAELTDGGFGMQDVAAASLYSIYVSMVYFTALPGGWIADRILGTRRSVLWGGIIIALGHYSLAFSARSMFYLGLVLIVLGTGLLKPNISAMVGELYDKHPEMHESRRDAGFTLFYLGINLGAFFAPLLTGIFAARNDWHVAFGIAAVGMTIAVIQYLVGYRRLEGVGLKAHKPLQTHERNKILKISAIVVAVVVVLLAIDVAAGTFNADHVKNALTILALVVPALYFVMMFRDRTLTHQERSRVSAYVWIFIGAALFWMIYDQAGSLVNLFTDEKVDRQVGSFEIPTAWFQSVNPVLILLLAPVFAWMWTRLDRRQPGTPVKFSLALLGIGLSFLVMGTAGAMAARGLISPWWIVLVYLIQTCAELLLSPVGLSVTTKLAPLRYASQVMGLWFLATAAGNALNTWVTPLNAKLSDAAYYGLLGALAVIVGVCFWFGARRIGELMSGVH; this is translated from the coding sequence ATGGCCACCACGGCGGTGCCGGCGTCGGGCAAACCGGTCAAGACCTGGCTCGGCCACCCCGGCGGCCTGGTCGTGCTGTTCCTCACCGAGATGTGGGAGCGGTTCAGCTACTACGGCATGCGGGCCATCCTCACCCTGTTCCTGGCCGCGGAGCTGACCGACGGCGGCTTCGGCATGCAAGACGTCGCCGCCGCGTCGCTGTATTCCATCTACGTCTCGATGGTCTACTTCACCGCCCTGCCCGGCGGCTGGATCGCCGACCGGATCCTCGGCACCCGCCGCAGCGTGCTGTGGGGCGGCATCATCATCGCGCTGGGCCACTACTCCCTGGCCTTCTCCGCCAGGTCCATGTTCTACCTCGGCCTCGTGCTCATCGTGCTCGGCACCGGCCTGCTCAAACCCAACATCTCCGCCATGGTCGGCGAGCTCTACGACAAGCACCCCGAGATGCACGAGTCCCGCCGCGACGCCGGGTTCACGCTGTTCTACCTGGGCATCAACCTGGGCGCGTTCTTCGCCCCGCTGCTGACCGGCATCTTCGCCGCCCGCAACGACTGGCACGTGGCGTTCGGCATCGCGGCCGTTGGCATGACCATCGCCGTGATCCAGTACCTGGTGGGCTACCGGCGGCTGGAGGGCGTCGGCCTCAAGGCGCACAAGCCGCTGCAGACCCACGAACGCAACAAGATCCTGAAGATCTCGGCGATCGTGGTGGCCGTCGTGGTGGTGCTGCTGGCGATCGACGTCGCGGCGGGCACCTTCAACGCCGACCACGTCAAGAACGCGCTCACGATCCTGGCGCTGGTCGTGCCCGCCCTGTACTTCGTCATGATGTTCCGCGACCGGACCCTGACCCACCAGGAACGCTCCCGGGTCAGCGCCTATGTGTGGATCTTCATCGGGGCCGCGCTGTTCTGGATGATCTACGACCAGGCGGGCAGCCTGGTCAACCTGTTCACCGACGAGAAGGTCGACCGGCAGGTCGGCAGCTTCGAGATCCCGACGGCCTGGTTCCAGTCCGTCAACCCGGTGCTCATCCTGCTGCTCGCGCCCGTGTTCGCGTGGATGTGGACCAGACTGGACCGCCGGCAGCCCGGCACGCCGGTCAAGTTCTCCCTGGCTCTGCTCGGCATCGGCCTGTCGTTCCTGGTGATGGGCACCGCCGGGGCGATGGCCGCACGCGGGCTGATCTCGCCGTGGTGGATCGTGCTGGTGTATCTCATCCAGACCTGCGCCGAGCTGCTGCTGTCGCCGGTCGGCCTGTCCGTCACCACCAAACTCGCCCCGCTGCGCTACGCCAGCCAGGTGATGGGCCTGTGGTTCCTGGCCACCGCCGCCGGAAACGCGCTCAACACGTGGGTCACCCCACTGAACGCCAAACTGTCCGACGCCGCGTACTACGGCCTGCTGGGCGCGCTGGCGGTCATCGTCGGCGTCTGCTTCTGGTTCGGCGCCCGCCGGATCGGCGAACTGATGTCCGGCGTGCACTGA
- a CDS encoding XRE family transcriptional regulator: MTTTTAATITVEQLRDEVTALARRCLCDPVTELFGPLLETQERVFSRLENDPVPEHLHELYLLAGFVSGMLAKAHHDLDREHQAMSLARMAYVCADNAGHAGLRAWSRGLQSLLAYSGGRPQEAAAFADCGARIAVEQTGSVASWLACGLARALARLGAAEPARLALARAEDLREHHVHDDLDALGGIFLFTPARQHHYAADTYACLPEQADRAVHEATRSIALYAAAPPEQRSFGDEAGARCVLALIRVRAGDAAAARDALGPVLSLDLPRRTAEVMAGMARVGDALRHPRFVDVPEARDLREQIEWFAQRPASALSS, encoded by the coding sequence ATGACCACCACCACTGCCGCGACGATCACCGTCGAACAGCTGCGCGACGAGGTGACGGCGCTGGCCCGGCGCTGCCTGTGCGACCCGGTGACCGAGCTGTTCGGGCCGCTGCTGGAGACCCAGGAACGCGTCTTCAGCCGGCTGGAGAACGACCCGGTCCCCGAGCACCTGCACGAGCTGTACCTGCTGGCCGGGTTCGTGTCCGGGATGCTGGCCAAGGCCCACCACGACCTCGACCGCGAGCACCAGGCGATGTCGCTGGCCCGGATGGCGTACGTGTGCGCCGACAACGCCGGCCACGCCGGGCTGCGGGCGTGGAGCCGCGGCCTGCAGAGCCTGCTGGCGTACTCCGGGGGACGGCCTCAGGAGGCGGCCGCGTTCGCCGACTGCGGCGCGCGCATCGCCGTCGAGCAGACCGGGTCGGTGGCCTCGTGGCTGGCTTGTGGCCTGGCTCGCGCGCTGGCCCGGCTCGGCGCGGCCGAACCCGCCCGGCTCGCCCTGGCCCGCGCGGAGGACCTGCGCGAGCACCACGTCCACGACGACCTCGACGCGCTCGGCGGGATCTTCCTGTTCACCCCGGCCCGCCAGCACCACTACGCCGCCGACACGTACGCCTGCCTGCCCGAGCAGGCCGACCGGGCGGTCCACGAGGCCACCCGGTCCATCGCCCTGTACGCCGCCGCACCGCCCGAGCAGCGCTCCTTCGGCGACGAGGCGGGCGCCCGCTGCGTGCTGGCGCTGATCCGGGTGCGCGCCGGGGACGCCGCCGCGGCCCGCGACGCGCTCGGCCCGGTGCTGAGCCTGGACCTGCCCCGGCGCACCGCCGAGGTGATGGCCGGGATGGCCCGGGTCGGCGACGCGCTGCGCCACCCTCGCTTCGTCGACGTGCCCGAAGCCCGCGACCTGCGGGAGCAGATCGAATGGTTCGCCCAGCGCCCCGCCTCCGCACTGTCCAGCTGA
- a CDS encoding helix-turn-helix domain-containing protein, which translates to MSELYSVEQVAERLGLHVKTVRNYVREGRLKAVRIGKQYRISADDLAALTGGAVPAPPREQARRSRHVEVSAVVSVDAISRADADRLATLLTAAAGGHRDDDGPLRVQSVYDEQRARLRLMLLGGAASTAELLRLADAMLES; encoded by the coding sequence ATGTCGGAGCTGTACTCGGTCGAGCAGGTCGCCGAACGTCTCGGCCTGCACGTCAAGACGGTGCGCAACTACGTGCGCGAGGGCCGGCTCAAGGCGGTGCGGATCGGCAAGCAGTACCGGATCAGCGCCGACGACCTGGCCGCACTGACCGGCGGCGCGGTGCCCGCGCCCCCGCGCGAGCAGGCACGCCGCAGCCGCCACGTCGAGGTGTCCGCGGTGGTGTCCGTCGACGCGATCTCCCGTGCGGACGCCGACCGGCTGGCGACCCTGCTCACCGCCGCGGCCGGCGGGCACCGTGACGACGACGGCCCGTTGCGCGTGCAGAGCGTCTACGACGAGCAGCGGGCCCGGCTGCGCCTCATGCTGCTCGGCGGGGCCGCCTCCACCGCCGAGCTGCTGCGCCTGGCCGACGCGATGCTGGAGTCCTGA
- a CDS encoding formylglycine-generating enzyme family protein, translating to MIEIPAGHIDLRDEGTGRTWRVDVEPFLLAAHPVTRELHEAPRGRAAASPRVPVTDVSWLDAVRFCNELSAATGRAPCYTLGDDPDGHDVTCDPSAGGYRLPTEAEWEYACRAGTTGERYGDLDATAWHRANSGGAARDVATRASNAWGLHDMIGNVWEWCWDVYDPRVYGPYRVFRGGGWQDLPRALRASCRRRSHPAFHIDDLGLRLARSV from the coding sequence ATGATCGAAATCCCGGCCGGGCACATCGACCTGCGCGACGAGGGCACCGGACGGACCTGGCGCGTCGACGTCGAGCCGTTCCTGCTGGCGGCGCATCCGGTGACACGCGAGCTGCACGAGGCGCCGCGCGGCCGGGCCGCCGCGTCGCCGCGGGTGCCGGTGACCGACGTGTCGTGGCTGGACGCGGTCCGGTTCTGCAACGAGCTGTCGGCGGCGACCGGCCGCGCGCCGTGCTACACCCTCGGCGACGACCCCGACGGCCACGACGTGACCTGCGACCCGAGCGCCGGCGGCTACCGGCTGCCGACCGAGGCCGAGTGGGAGTACGCCTGCCGCGCCGGGACGACCGGCGAACGGTACGGCGACCTCGACGCGACCGCCTGGCACCGGGCCAACTCCGGCGGCGCGGCCCGTGACGTCGCGACCAGGGCCTCGAACGCGTGGGGCCTGCACGACATGATCGGCAACGTGTGGGAGTGGTGCTGGGACGTCTACGACCCGCGCGTCTACGGCCCGTACCGCGTCTTCCGCGGCGGCGGCTGGCAGGACCTGCCGCGCGCGCTGCGGGCGTCGTGCCGCCGGCGCAGCCATCCTGCGTTCCACATCGACGACCTCGGCTTGCGCCTCGCCCGCTCGGTTTGA
- a CDS encoding flavin monoamine oxidase family protein, whose product MGHPQPVAWAVSRWCADPWSRGAWTGLLVGGTGADRARLAEPVSDRLVLAGEGVHPTRPAMVHGAYESGLTAAGHLLAAGRPGERIAVVGAGVAGLAAARELHRHGRRVRVLEARGRLGGRVHSVDLGGVTADLGAAWLQQYPDNSLAALARACGLPAVPTDFTDPLTLSADGRVQGVRAALDALARTAHELTAAADRPVAEVIAAHAAGRDAPSRPILAYAVAAGVTPESGLDFGLASARGAFGEPGIGEGDRWLPGGLGTVVACLADGLQVALDRPVAQVRPGLDGVSLTGSWGTLRADRVVLAVPLAVLPELAVDLPDGHRAALARIGTGRAEKVLLRYPERFWPVSPGGCLWWGEGADTWCEWADLTNGLGQPVLALLAAGDAATSLHSPARTDAEIAARAHATVIRMATRFPKLP is encoded by the coding sequence ATGGGCCATCCGCAGCCGGTCGCGTGGGCGGTGTCGCGGTGGTGCGCCGACCCCTGGTCGCGTGGCGCGTGGACGGGCCTGCTCGTCGGCGGCACGGGCGCCGACCGGGCCCGGCTGGCCGAGCCGGTGTCGGACCGCCTGGTGCTGGCCGGCGAGGGCGTGCACCCGACCCGCCCGGCGATGGTGCACGGCGCGTACGAGTCCGGCCTGACCGCGGCCGGGCACCTGCTGGCCGCGGGCCGGCCCGGCGAGCGGATCGCGGTCGTCGGCGCGGGCGTGGCCGGCTTGGCCGCCGCTCGGGAGCTGCACCGCCACGGCCGCCGGGTGCGGGTCCTCGAGGCGCGGGGCCGCCTCGGCGGGCGGGTGCACTCGGTCGACCTGGGCGGCGTCACCGCCGACCTGGGCGCGGCCTGGCTGCAGCAGTATCCGGACAACAGCCTCGCCGCGCTGGCCCGCGCGTGCGGGCTGCCCGCCGTCCCGACCGACTTCACGGACCCGCTGACGCTGTCGGCCGACGGCCGGGTGCAGGGTGTGCGGGCGGCGCTCGACGCGCTGGCCCGTACCGCGCACGAGCTGACCGCCGCGGCCGACCGGCCCGTCGCCGAGGTGATCGCCGCCCACGCCGCCGGGCGGGACGCCCCGTCCCGGCCCATCCTGGCGTACGCCGTCGCGGCCGGGGTGACCCCGGAGTCCGGGCTGGACTTCGGGCTGGCCTCGGCCCGGGGCGCGTTCGGCGAGCCCGGCATCGGCGAGGGCGACCGCTGGCTGCCGGGCGGCCTCGGCACGGTCGTCGCGTGCCTGGCGGACGGGCTGCAGGTCGCCCTCGACCGGCCGGTGGCGCAGGTCCGGCCCGGCCTGGACGGCGTGAGCCTGACCGGTTCCTGGGGGACGCTGCGCGCCGACCGGGTGGTGCTCGCGGTGCCCCTGGCCGTGCTGCCGGAGCTGGCCGTGGACCTGCCGGACGGGCACCGGGCGGCGCTGGCCCGGATCGGCACCGGCCGGGCGGAGAAGGTGCTGCTGCGCTATCCGGAGCGGTTCTGGCCGGTCTCCCCCGGCGGCTGCCTGTGGTGGGGCGAGGGCGCCGACACCTGGTGCGAGTGGGCGGACCTGACCAACGGCCTCGGGCAGCCGGTGCTCGCGCTGCTGGCCGCCGGCGACGCCGCGACCTCGCTGCACTCCCCCGCCCGCACGGACGCCGAGATCGCGGCCAGGGCACACGCCACGGTCATCCGGATGGCGACAAGGTTCCCCAAGCTTCCCTAA
- a CDS encoding maleylpyruvate isomerase family mycothiol-dependent enzyme has translation MASLIPDATTVEAAAAAESAALIAALRAAPPADLDRPTCCPPWTVRGEFAHAAIALSRTLAMLDAPRPPGPPVDTARYYSPDERFSPPADRERVDSAQDFAERRTPAELIDWFEEQAAQVVARTAGTPGSRLVTTRHGDPMRLTDFQVTRVVELAVHGLDLADALGVAPWLTPQAAGVVEGLLFGLSAPRAARELDVDRAGLLRRATGRVVLSDAEHARLRELGITWLTLG, from the coding sequence GTGGCGTCGCTGATCCCGGACGCGACCACCGTCGAGGCCGCGGCCGCCGCGGAGTCGGCGGCACTGATCGCGGCGCTGCGCGCCGCCCCGCCCGCGGACCTGGACCGGCCCACCTGCTGCCCGCCGTGGACGGTGCGCGGCGAGTTCGCCCATGCCGCGATCGCGCTGTCGCGCACCCTGGCCATGCTCGACGCGCCGCGGCCGCCGGGCCCGCCGGTCGACACGGCGCGCTACTACTCCCCCGACGAGCGTTTCAGCCCGCCGGCCGACCGCGAACGGGTCGACTCCGCGCAGGACTTCGCCGAGCGGCGCACTCCGGCGGAGCTGATCGACTGGTTCGAGGAGCAGGCCGCGCAGGTGGTGGCACGGACCGCCGGCACGCCGGGGTCGCGGCTGGTCACCACCCGCCACGGCGACCCGATGCGGCTCACCGACTTCCAGGTCACCCGGGTCGTCGAGCTGGCCGTGCACGGCCTGGACCTGGCCGACGCCCTCGGCGTCGCGCCGTGGCTCACCCCGCAGGCCGCCGGGGTCGTCGAGGGCCTGCTGTTCGGGCTGTCCGCGCCCCGCGCGGCCCGGGAGCTCGACGTGGACCGGGCCGGGCTGCTGCGCCGCGCCACCGGCCGGGTGGTCCTGTCCGACGCCGAGCACGCCCGGTTGCGAGAACTGGGCATCACCTGGCTGACGCTGGGCTGA